A window from Streptomyces sp. NBC_00271 encodes these proteins:
- a CDS encoding alpha/beta hydrolase-fold protein, whose amino-acid sequence MDRRTFMAGSATATAGALAVLGSATPGSADEAGRTGSGGDHVRSVTAITQVFGSGQKLVAVAVEYDSDIDGSTLSTSTFAVTDRTVTKVYTNRTADLARRGRNGRYVIVELSPDDTAAALWVTQQGPGTPPGDGSGGGSGDGGGPGAGGPVVGDTTPGGTIVAARATLTQPGTVTTTRGRRYAADSTARSTDAVVNLIVDDFRQLSFSDPATGQTLRYNLFVPKNYDHRKSYPMVLFMHDASVVNVATQGPLVQGLGAVCWASPEDQARHESFVLAPEYGSVVIDDNYEPSTLFEATANLVRSVTQEYSIDPDRLYTTGQSMGAMMSLGLNIRYPDLFAAAFIVAGQWPETQAAPLAQKKLWILVSADDTKAYPGEQAITEVIRDQGTQVSTALWDGRSTDAEFAADVRSMKAQRTPVNFAAFETGTVVPSGSTTSAHMATWQVAYTIPGIRDWIMRQSR is encoded by the coding sequence ATGGACAGGCGTACGTTCATGGCCGGATCTGCGACTGCGACCGCCGGCGCCCTGGCGGTGCTCGGCAGCGCGACCCCCGGCTCGGCCGACGAGGCAGGCCGGACGGGCTCGGGGGGTGACCACGTGCGGAGCGTCACCGCCATCACGCAGGTCTTCGGCTCCGGGCAGAAACTGGTCGCGGTGGCGGTCGAGTACGACAGCGACATCGACGGTTCGACCCTTTCGACGTCGACGTTCGCGGTCACCGACCGCACCGTGACCAAGGTCTACACGAACAGGACGGCCGACCTCGCGCGGCGGGGCAGGAACGGCCGCTACGTCATCGTGGAGCTGTCGCCGGACGACACCGCGGCGGCCCTGTGGGTGACACAGCAGGGTCCCGGCACTCCTCCCGGCGACGGGTCGGGCGGCGGGTCCGGCGACGGAGGCGGGCCCGGGGCGGGGGGCCCGGTGGTCGGCGACACCACACCGGGAGGAACCATCGTCGCGGCGCGGGCCACGCTGACCCAGCCGGGCACCGTCACCACGACCCGCGGTCGCCGCTACGCCGCGGACAGCACGGCGCGGTCCACCGACGCCGTGGTGAACCTGATCGTCGACGACTTCCGGCAGCTCTCGTTCAGCGACCCCGCGACCGGGCAGACCCTGAGGTACAACCTGTTCGTCCCGAAGAACTACGACCACCGCAAGAGCTACCCGATGGTCCTGTTCATGCACGACGCGAGCGTGGTCAACGTCGCGACGCAAGGCCCCCTGGTCCAGGGCCTCGGCGCCGTGTGCTGGGCGAGCCCGGAAGACCAGGCCCGGCACGAGTCCTTCGTCCTGGCCCCCGAATACGGCTCCGTGGTGATCGACGACAACTACGAGCCGTCGACGCTGTTCGAGGCCACCGCCAACCTCGTCCGGTCGGTGACGCAGGAGTACAGCATCGACCCGGACCGGCTCTACACGACCGGGCAGTCGATGGGCGCGATGATGTCGCTGGGTCTGAACATCAGGTACCCCGACCTGTTCGCGGCCGCGTTCATCGTCGCCGGCCAGTGGCCGGAGACCCAGGCCGCGCCGCTGGCCCAAAAGAAGCTGTGGATCCTCGTCTCCGCGGACGACACCAAGGCCTACCCCGGCGAGCAGGCCATCACCGAGGTCATCCGGGACCAGGGCACACAGGTCAGCACCGCCCTGTGGGACGGCCGGTCCACGGACGCCGAGTTCGCCGCGGACGTCCGGAGCATGAAGGCACAGCGGACCCCGGTGAACTTCGCCGCCTTCGAGACCGGCACCGTCGTGCCGTCCGGCTCCACCACCAGCGCGCACATGGCCACCTGGCAGGTCGCCTACACCATCCCCGGCATCCGGGACTGGATCATGCGCCAGTCCCGCTGA